One cyanobiont of Ornithocercus magnificus DNA segment encodes these proteins:
- a CDS encoding preprotein translocase subunit SecE, which translates to MTTPTSEDTQRNSSALPADKPSQQAGFLISAMRELKLVVWPSRQQLLSESTAVILMVSLSAAAIAAISRFLGWVASQVFR; encoded by the coding sequence GTGACCACGCCAACTTCTGAGGACACCCAACGAAACTCCAGTGCACTACCTGCTGATAAGCCTTCTCAACAGGCTGGCTTTCTCATATCAGCAATGAGAGAGTTGAAGCTAGTGGTCTGGCCAAGTCGCCAGCAGCTACTTAGCGAATCGACTGCAGTAATTTTGATGGTTAGCCTTTCTGCAGCTGCTATCGCAGCCATCAGCCGCTTTTTGGGCTGGGTCGCTTCTCAAGTATTTCGCTAA
- a CDS encoding transcription termination/antitermination protein NusG gives MADLESQNPVEVLNLLGSDEEKVDTMASVAPMRTSVARWYAVQVASSCEKKVKATLEQRAVTLGVSDRILEIEIPQSAGVKLKKDGSRQSTEEKVFPGYVLVRMILDEDTMMAVRSTPNVINFVGAEDRRAAGKARGHIKPRPLSRQEVDRIFKRAAEKRAVVKVDLTEGDQILVISGPFKDFQGEVIEVSGERSKLKALLSIFGRETPVELEFSQISKQN, from the coding sequence GTGGCCGATCTCGAATCCCAAAACCCTGTTGAGGTCCTAAACCTACTAGGCTCCGATGAGGAGAAAGTAGACACTATGGCGTCTGTGGCTCCTATGCGGACTTCTGTGGCTCGCTGGTATGCTGTGCAAGTTGCTTCCAGCTGCGAAAAAAAGGTAAAAGCTACACTTGAACAGCGTGCTGTGACACTTGGCGTTAGCGACCGCATACTTGAGATTGAGATTCCTCAAAGTGCTGGAGTTAAACTTAAAAAAGATGGAAGTCGCCAGTCTACCGAAGAGAAAGTCTTTCCAGGCTATGTTCTTGTACGTATGATCCTTGATGAGGATACGATGATGGCTGTGCGCAGCACGCCCAACGTTATAAACTTCGTCGGTGCTGAGGATCGGCGGGCTGCCGGCAAGGCCCGCGGTCACATTAAGCCTCGACCATTAAGCCGCCAGGAAGTAGATCGTATCTTTAAGCGAGCAGCCGAGAAGAGAGCAGTGGTCAAAGTTGATTTGACCGAAGGAGACCAAATCTTAGTAATTTCCGGACCCTTCAAAGACTTCCAGGGAGAGGTAATTGAGGTATCTGGTGAGCGCAGTAAGCTCAAGGCTTTGCTTTCCATATTTGGCAGAGAAACCCCAGTCGAGCTTGAGTTTTCCCAGATCAGTAAACAGAATTAA
- a CDS encoding 50S ribosomal protein L11: MAAKKIVAVIKLALQAGKANPAPPVGPALGQHGVNIMAFCKEYNARTQEKTGFVIPVEISVFEDRSFTFITKTPPASVLIGKAAGIEKGSAQSAKDSVGSISRNQLEEIAKTKLPDLNCIRLESAMRIIEGTARNMGVTVSD; this comes from the coding sequence ATGGCCGCTAAAAAAATCGTAGCTGTGATCAAGCTAGCTCTCCAGGCTGGCAAGGCTAACCCTGCGCCACCGGTAGGACCTGCTCTTGGCCAACATGGAGTCAATATCATGGCATTTTGTAAGGAATACAACGCACGCACTCAGGAGAAAACCGGCTTTGTGATTCCGGTTGAAATCTCCGTTTTTGAGGACCGCAGTTTCACCTTCATTACTAAGACACCTCCAGCGTCGGTGCTGATCGGTAAAGCTGCCGGCATTGAGAAGGGCTCGGCCCAGTCTGCTAAAGACAGCGTAGGCTCTATTAGCCGGAATCAACTTGAGGAAATTGCTAAGACCAAACTGCCAGACCTCAACTGCATCAGGCTTGAGTCAGCTATGCGCATTATTGAGGGCACAGCCCGCAATATGGGGGTCACTGTTAGTGACTGA
- a CDS encoding 50S ribosomal protein L1, producing MSKVSKRLAGLSVKVSDRLYAPLEAIELVKQNATAKFDETIEAHVRLGIDPKYTDQQLRTAVSLPKGTGQDIRIAVITRGEKVNEAKTAGAELAGDDDLVESIGKGEINFELLIATPDMMPKVAKLGRILGPRGLMPNPKAGTVTTDLAVAIREFKAGKIEFRADRTGIVHVRFGKASFEAEDLLKNLKTLQEAIDRNKPSGAKGRYWKSLYVASTMGPSVEIDVSALQDIKQEV from the coding sequence ATGTCAAAAGTCTCAAAACGATTAGCTGGCCTTAGCGTCAAGGTTAGCGACCGTCTGTATGCTCCACTCGAGGCAATCGAGCTTGTCAAGCAAAACGCCACTGCCAAATTCGACGAGACTATTGAGGCACATGTCCGTCTTGGCATAGACCCTAAGTACACAGATCAGCAGCTGCGCACAGCTGTCAGCTTGCCTAAGGGAACTGGTCAGGATATCCGTATCGCAGTTATTACTCGCGGAGAGAAGGTAAATGAGGCCAAGACAGCTGGTGCGGAGCTTGCCGGTGATGATGATCTTGTTGAGAGCATTGGAAAAGGTGAGATCAACTTTGAACTCCTAATTGCTACTCCTGACATGATGCCTAAAGTAGCAAAGCTCGGACGTATTCTTGGTCCCCGAGGCCTGATGCCTAACCCTAAAGCTGGCACTGTTACTACAGACTTGGCTGTTGCAATCAGAGAATTCAAGGCTGGGAAGATTGAATTCCGTGCTGATCGCACTGGTATTGTCCATGTGCGATTCGGGAAGGCTAGCTTCGAGGCAGAAGATCTCCTTAAGAATCTGAAAACGCTCCAGGAAGCTATCGATCGTAACAAGCCAAGCGGTGCTAAGGGCCGTTACTGGAAAAGCCTTTACGTAGCCTCTACTATGGGCCCATCCGTCGAGATCGATGTTTCGGCACTCCAGGATATCAAGCAGGAAGTCTAA
- a CDS encoding 50S ribosomal protein L10, which translates to MSLTLESKQRIVEELKQLLSKAEMALILDYRGLSIKEMSDLRARLQASSGTCKVAKNTLMRHAIDGNSTWSDLKFLLSGTNAFIFIKGDVGKAVKAVQLFQKDTKKSQTKGGLFEGKLLSLDEIKAIGDLPSKEILMAQIAGAINAVTTKVAVGVNEIPSGLARALKNYAESGDS; encoded by the coding sequence ATGAGCCTTACTCTGGAGAGCAAGCAGCGAATTGTCGAGGAGCTTAAGCAACTCCTCAGTAAAGCTGAAATGGCCTTGATCCTGGACTACCGGGGTCTTTCTATCAAGGAAATGTCTGACTTGCGGGCCCGTTTACAGGCTAGCAGTGGCACCTGCAAAGTAGCCAAGAATACCTTGATGCGACATGCTATTGACGGCAATAGTACCTGGTCAGATCTTAAGTTCCTTCTAAGTGGAACTAATGCCTTCATTTTCATCAAAGGGGATGTGGGCAAAGCCGTCAAGGCAGTACAGCTGTTTCAAAAGGACACTAAGAAGTCTCAGACTAAGGGCGGTCTTTTTGAAGGCAAGCTTCTGAGCCTTGATGAGATCAAGGCTATTGGGGATCTTCCCTCTAAAGAGATATTGATGGCTCAGATCGCTGGTGCTATCAATGCTGTGACTACTAAGGTTGCAGTTGGCGTCAATGAAATTCCCTCTGGTCTTGCTAGAGCCCTCAAAAACTATGCTGAGAGCGGTGATAGCTGA
- a CDS encoding 50S ribosomal protein L7/L12, translating into MSTKTDEILESLKSLSLLEASDLVKKIEEAFGVSAAAPSGVVVAAPSAAIAGEGEAIEEKTKFDVILESFEASAKIKVLKAVREATGLGLGEAKALVEAAPKSVKEGISKDDAEALKKTIEGVGGKVTLK; encoded by the coding sequence ATGTCTACAAAAACTGATGAAATTCTCGAGTCGCTAAAGTCTCTCTCTTTGCTAGAAGCCTCTGATCTTGTCAAAAAAATTGAAGAAGCTTTCGGTGTTTCTGCTGCAGCTCCTTCTGGTGTTGTAGTGGCTGCTCCCAGCGCTGCAATTGCTGGTGAGGGTGAAGCGATTGAGGAAAAGACTAAATTTGATGTTATATTAGAAAGCTTTGAAGCATCTGCCAAAATCAAAGTCCTTAAAGCAGTTCGCGAAGCTACTGGCCTTGGGCTTGGCGAAGCCAAAGCCTTAGTTGAAGCTGCACCCAAATCTGTTAAGGAGGGAATCTCTAAAGATGATGCTGAGGCTCTTAAGAAGACTATCGAGGGAGTTGGTGGCAAGGTTACCCTTAAGTAG
- a CDS encoding ribonuclease HI → MTNTHNRVIIAATDGACSGNPGPGGWAVLLRFEDGSIEEFGGYEPATTNNRMELRAALAALERLHQLPRHHDLRLHSDSRYLINGFGSWLPAWKQKGWKTATGRPVLNQDLWKALDHARLNDVPLIHVRGHSGDPDNDRVDAIAVAYSRSQHYILAEK, encoded by the coding sequence ATGACTAATACACACAACCGAGTCATCATAGCCGCTACTGATGGAGCCTGCAGTGGTAATCCTGGTCCTGGTGGCTGGGCTGTGCTACTTCGTTTTGAAGATGGCAGTATTGAAGAGTTTGGTGGATATGAGCCTGCTACTACAAACAACCGTATGGAATTACGTGCAGCACTTGCTGCTCTAGAACGGCTACATCAATTACCTCGACATCATGATCTACGTCTACACAGTGACAGCCGTTACTTAATTAATGGCTTTGGCTCCTGGTTACCTGCCTGGAAGCAGAAAGGTTGGAAAACAGCTACAGGTAGACCAGTATTGAACCAAGATCTTTGGAAGGCTTTAGACCATGCTCGCCTCAATGATGTACCACTTATCCACGTGAGGGGACATAGCGGTGACCCGGATAATGATCGAGTGGATGCTATTGCTGTAGCTTACTCTCGTAGTCAACATTACATTTTGGCAGAAAAGTGA
- a CDS encoding quinone-dependent dihydroorotate dehydrogenase → MKHISSGLYQHWLDRTFLRDDGINAEQLSKVTLLALGQLSRRRQWPGISRVLDRLSKNLERQDPRLEQKLFGCRFRNPVGLAAGFDKNGVAAAIWHHFGFGFAELGTITWHAQLGNPAPRLFRLAAEQAALNRMGFNNNGARQFLQNLERQSILPIKQRPAILGLNLGKSKVTPLELAADDYACSLELLAPLADYVVINVSSPNTPGLRDLQSPGILQSLVERLRRLPGCPPLLVKIAPDLEDDVISNIAQLSYDQGLAGVVAVNTSLDRMGLESRLLTQTGRTLAEEAGGLSGAPLRSRALEVVRRLRASAGPCLPIVGVGGINSPETAWERITAGACLIQIYTGWIFQGPDLVPQILEGLCTQLDYYGFQHLSEAVGSGAPWH, encoded by the coding sequence GTGAAACACATTTCCAGTGGTCTTTACCAGCACTGGCTTGACCGCACTTTCTTAAGAGATGACGGAATCAATGCTGAGCAACTTAGCAAAGTCACACTGTTGGCACTGGGACAATTATCGCGGCGGCGTCAATGGCCAGGCATATCTAGGGTGTTGGATAGATTATCCAAAAACCTTGAACGTCAAGACCCAAGGCTAGAGCAGAAACTGTTTGGCTGTAGATTTCGTAATCCAGTAGGCTTAGCGGCAGGGTTTGACAAGAATGGGGTAGCCGCAGCGATCTGGCATCACTTTGGCTTTGGTTTTGCTGAGCTGGGGACTATAACTTGGCATGCACAGCTGGGCAACCCAGCTCCACGGTTGTTCCGTTTAGCTGCCGAACAGGCAGCACTAAATCGGATGGGTTTTAACAACAATGGGGCTAGGCAATTTCTTCAGAACTTAGAACGACAATCTATTCTGCCCATCAAGCAACGTCCTGCCATTCTCGGCTTAAATTTGGGAAAATCTAAAGTCACTCCTTTAGAGCTAGCTGCGGATGACTATGCTTGCTCGCTGGAACTGTTAGCCCCTTTGGCCGATTATGTGGTAATCAATGTGAGCTCACCTAATACACCTGGACTGCGAGATCTACAAAGCCCAGGTATCTTACAGTCTCTTGTCGAACGTCTGAGGCGCTTACCTGGGTGTCCTCCACTACTAGTCAAAATTGCACCAGATCTTGAGGACGACGTTATAAGCAACATCGCACAGCTATCATATGATCAGGGTCTTGCTGGTGTGGTTGCAGTAAATACAAGTCTTGACCGAATGGGGCTTGAAAGTCGGCTACTAACACAAACTGGTCGCACGCTTGCTGAAGAAGCTGGTGGTCTTAGTGGTGCCCCATTACGAAGTAGAGCCCTAGAGGTAGTACGTCGCCTAAGGGCTAGTGCAGGACCATGCTTACCTATAGTTGGTGTTGGTGGAATTAATTCCCCCGAAACAGCCTGGGAACGAATTACTGCGGGGGCCTGCCTCATACAGATTTACACGGGCTGGATCTTTCAGGGCCCTGACCTAGTTCCACAAATTTTGGAAGGCCTCTGCACACAGCTTGATTACTATGGTTTTCAACATCTCAGTGAGGCAGTGGGTAGTGGTGCTCCCTGGCACTAG
- a CDS encoding threonine-phosphate decarboxylase has product MHFFNIPPHGGNCEQEARYFGLSPDRFLDASASLVPFALPRSLRIHLRQAIEGAALRCYPDRQHHRLRQALASVHSIDPDLVLPGNGAAELFTWAARDAAAAGISGLPQPGFGDYIRALNCWKGVWQPLRLPVIPLSRGKVFPQPFLLQPTTDVLWITNPHNPTGQLWSRDSLKLLLPHYKLVICDEAFLPLVPGGEIQSLLPLVSSHPNLVVVRSLTKLYAVAGLRLGYAVAVPERLECWRTWRDPWPVNGLAVEAGNVLLKDLASHERWTRRVQNWVCCEGVWLQQNLDELGDPRPLPSAANFLLLHSEHSLLELRDALARRRVLLRDCRSFSGLGPNWLRLSYQNRRGNIQIMRQLRASLLSLQH; this is encoded by the coding sequence TTGCATTTCTTCAATATCCCGCCTCATGGAGGTAACTGCGAGCAGGAAGCTCGCTACTTCGGTCTTTCACCTGACAGATTTCTCGACGCAAGTGCCTCGCTAGTACCCTTTGCACTACCACGATCATTACGCATTCATCTACGCCAAGCTATCGAGGGAGCAGCACTTCGATGTTACCCTGACCGCCAACATCACCGCTTGCGCCAGGCCCTTGCAAGCGTGCACAGTATTGACCCAGACTTAGTGTTACCTGGCAATGGTGCAGCAGAACTCTTCACATGGGCAGCACGTGATGCAGCAGCAGCAGGTATTAGTGGCCTACCCCAACCTGGATTTGGGGATTACATCCGCGCCCTAAATTGCTGGAAAGGTGTTTGGCAACCCCTGAGACTCCCAGTAATCCCACTATCTAGAGGTAAAGTCTTTCCACAGCCTTTCTTGTTGCAGCCAACTACTGATGTACTGTGGATTACTAACCCACATAATCCTACTGGTCAACTCTGGAGCCGCGACTCGCTTAAGCTTCTTCTTCCTCACTATAAATTAGTGATTTGCGATGAGGCATTCCTGCCTCTGGTGCCGGGCGGAGAGATTCAGTCACTGTTGCCATTAGTCTCATCTCATCCGAACCTAGTTGTGGTTCGGAGTCTTACCAAACTTTACGCTGTAGCCGGTTTGAGGCTCGGTTATGCTGTGGCAGTACCCGAGCGCTTAGAATGCTGGCGAACTTGGCGCGATCCCTGGCCTGTCAATGGTCTTGCAGTAGAGGCTGGCAATGTACTACTCAAAGATCTGGCTAGTCACGAGCGTTGGACAAGGCGGGTACAGAACTGGGTCTGTTGTGAGGGTGTCTGGCTACAGCAAAATCTCGATGAACTAGGTGACCCACGACCACTACCATCAGCCGCCAATTTTTTGTTGTTGCACTCGGAGCACTCACTGCTGGAATTGCGCGATGCTCTAGCGAGGCGACGCGTGTTGCTACGAGACTGCCGTTCTTTTAGTGGTCTAGGCCCAAATTGGTTGCGACTCAGTTATCAGAACCGCCGTGGCAATATTCAGATCATGCGTCAACTGCGGGCATCTCTTCTGTCTTTACAGCACTAA
- a CDS encoding UDP-N-acetylglucosamine--N-acetylmuramyl-(pentapeptide) pyrophosphoryl-undecaprenol N-acetylglucosamine transferase produces the protein MPRLLIAAGGTGGHLFPALALADSLPNNWEIYWLGTHNSLEIELVPKRFQLITVSAEGLQGSILRRVRNLLWLLLATLKLRRFILREQIDAVFTTGGYVAAPAILAARWTGLPAVLHESNAVPGRVTRLLGSWCRIVALGLAVTANHLNRCTTAVTGTPVRATFLRPQSLPAWVPQADGPLLVVIGGSQGAVGLNRMVRNVLPALLKAGCRVVHLTGCHDPDIGQMQHPAFVERLFSSEIPGLLQHADLAISRAGAGSLSELAACCTPAILVPFPYAVDQHQTANAACAAALGAAVVIHEHAPDHPALGRALWHLLAGHLQPRSSSVDLLVGMRAGMKQLGARDANQLLAKLMIRLYSK, from the coding sequence ATGCCACGGCTTCTGATTGCTGCTGGTGGCACTGGCGGACATCTATTTCCTGCTTTGGCCCTTGCCGATTCTCTCCCAAATAACTGGGAGATTTACTGGCTGGGAACTCATAATAGCCTTGAGATTGAGCTAGTGCCAAAACGGTTTCAGTTAATCACTGTGTCAGCTGAGGGATTGCAAGGGAGCATACTGCGTAGAGTACGTAACTTGTTATGGCTGTTGCTGGCAACACTCAAACTACGCAGGTTTATACTACGTGAGCAGATTGATGCAGTGTTTACTACCGGTGGCTATGTTGCCGCTCCAGCTATTCTTGCAGCACGCTGGACTGGACTACCAGCAGTATTACATGAATCAAATGCTGTTCCTGGCCGGGTAACCCGCCTACTAGGTAGCTGGTGTCGCATAGTAGCTCTTGGTTTAGCAGTTACTGCTAATCATCTAAACCGATGCACTACAGCAGTAACAGGAACACCTGTGCGCGCAACTTTCCTAAGGCCTCAGTCACTACCAGCTTGGGTACCACAGGCTGATGGACCACTTTTAGTAGTAATTGGTGGCAGTCAAGGTGCTGTAGGTTTAAATCGGATGGTACGCAATGTACTGCCAGCTCTCCTAAAAGCCGGCTGCCGTGTGGTTCATCTAACAGGTTGCCATGATCCAGATATAGGTCAGATGCAACACCCGGCTTTCGTAGAGCGGCTATTTAGTAGTGAGATTCCAGGACTGCTGCAGCATGCTGACCTTGCAATAAGTCGTGCCGGGGCTGGTAGCCTCAGCGAGCTTGCAGCCTGCTGCACTCCGGCAATCTTGGTTCCCTTTCCTTATGCCGTTGATCAACACCAGACAGCTAATGCTGCTTGTGCTGCAGCTCTCGGCGCTGCTGTGGTCATCCACGAGCATGCTCCAGATCATCCGGCTTTGGGTCGTGCGCTATGGCATCTCTTAGCTGGCCACCTACAGCCTAGGAGCTCAAGCGTCGATCTCTTAGTAGGGATGCGAGCTGGTATGAAACAACTAGGAGCCCGTGACGCTAATCAGCTTTTAGCCAAGCTGATGATACGTCTATATAGCAAGTGA
- a CDS encoding putative secreted protein, which produces MHRLRYTALLTLLLVSPLLSAPGKSIAGNRHSVAKRLEFALNAKTPSALKALLGVQGSKVAFSRMRLLTSRFPEVSWNVRSSQELYNGLLVVDINVRGQQSKSGFNFTLEAQQRLALRVKEGRIAIQEIISEQSILHSSLDPLLVTLLIPDTVLMGSRYGVDIIFDEPLGNAMVAGGLIEVTPDQVLKQQSPDIPLEPLSSGGLFKSVQAPLRPGVQFWAALLVHPQGVLAVTKRVRVVTSQD; this is translated from the coding sequence GTGCATCGACTGCGGTACACTGCGCTGCTGACACTCTTGCTTGTCTCGCCACTCCTGTCTGCACCAGGTAAGTCTATCGCAGGTAATAGACATTCAGTCGCAAAGCGACTTGAGTTTGCCCTCAATGCCAAAACTCCTAGTGCTTTAAAAGCTCTTTTAGGTGTTCAGGGCAGTAAAGTAGCTTTTAGCCGTATGCGGTTGCTAACCAGCCGCTTTCCAGAAGTAAGCTGGAATGTTCGATCTAGCCAGGAACTCTATAATGGTCTTCTCGTAGTAGATATTAACGTCCGTGGGCAACAGAGTAAAAGTGGCTTTAACTTTACCTTAGAAGCTCAGCAGCGTCTAGCATTAAGAGTCAAGGAAGGCCGCATCGCTATCCAAGAGATAATTAGTGAGCAATCCATTCTGCACAGCAGTTTAGATCCATTGTTAGTAACACTTCTCATTCCTGACACAGTGCTAATGGGTAGTCGCTATGGTGTAGATATAATATTTGATGAACCCCTTGGTAACGCAATGGTTGCTGGTGGTTTAATTGAGGTAACTCCAGATCAAGTCTTAAAACAACAGAGTCCTGATATTCCACTTGAACCACTTAGCAGTGGCGGTCTCTTTAAGAGTGTTCAGGCTCCTCTACGACCAGGCGTACAATTTTGGGCCGCGCTGCTTGTTCACCCACAAGGTGTGCTCGCAGTAACTAAGCGAGTCCGTGTAGTGACGTCACAAGACTAG
- a CDS encoding phosphoglycerate kinase, giving the protein MAKLSLASLGPANLSGKRVFVRVDFNVPLNHAGAITDDTRIRAALPTINDLISKGAKVILAAHFGRPKGQVRDEMRLTPVAIRLSELLSKPVVKADSCIGEDAEAKVRAMSNGDIVLLENVRFFAEEEENAADFAKKLANLAEVYVNDAFGTAHRAHASTEGVARLLKPSVAGYLMEKELQYLQSAIDKPKRPLAAIVGGSKVSSKISVLEALIDKCDKVLIGGGMIFTFYKARGLSVGKSLTEEDKLELARKLEAKAEAKGVQLLLPTDVVLADDFTANANSQVANINAIPNGWMGLDIGPNSIKLFQQTLADCQTVIWNGPMGVFEFEKFAAGTNAIATTLAELSAKGATTIIGGGDSVAAVEKAGLGSKMSHISTGGGASLELLEGKVLPGVAALDEAT; this is encoded by the coding sequence ATGGCGAAACTTTCTCTAGCCAGTCTCGGTCCTGCCAACCTCAGTGGTAAACGCGTCTTCGTGCGGGTAGATTTTAATGTGCCTCTCAACCATGCTGGCGCAATTACCGACGACACACGCATTCGTGCTGCATTACCTACCATTAACGACTTGATTAGCAAAGGGGCTAAGGTAATATTGGCTGCCCATTTCGGCCGCCCCAAAGGTCAGGTAAGAGATGAGATGCGTCTTACACCTGTAGCCATCCGTCTGAGCGAGCTGTTAAGCAAGCCTGTTGTCAAGGCTGATAGCTGTATTGGCGAGGATGCAGAGGCCAAGGTAAGAGCTATGAGTAATGGAGATATTGTTCTTTTAGAAAACGTGCGTTTCTTTGCTGAAGAGGAAGAAAACGCAGCTGATTTCGCCAAGAAGCTTGCCAACCTTGCCGAGGTCTATGTTAACGATGCCTTCGGCACTGCTCACCGTGCCCACGCCTCTACTGAAGGTGTCGCGAGGCTTCTCAAGCCAAGTGTTGCTGGTTACTTGATGGAAAAAGAACTTCAGTACCTGCAAAGCGCTATCGACAAGCCCAAACGGCCTCTTGCTGCTATTGTTGGTGGCTCTAAGGTAAGCAGCAAGATCAGTGTTCTAGAAGCCTTGATAGATAAATGCGATAAAGTGCTGATTGGTGGCGGCATGATTTTCACATTTTATAAGGCCCGTGGTCTATCAGTAGGTAAAAGCCTCACTGAGGAAGATAAGTTAGAGCTAGCTAGAAAATTGGAAGCCAAAGCTGAGGCTAAAGGCGTACAGCTGCTGCTGCCAACTGATGTTGTGCTGGCTGATGACTTTACAGCTAATGCTAACAGTCAGGTTGCTAACATAAATGCTATTCCCAACGGCTGGATGGGTCTAGACATTGGTCCTAACTCTATCAAGCTGTTCCAGCAGACCCTGGCAGATTGTCAAACGGTGATCTGGAATGGTCCAATGGGCGTGTTCGAATTTGAGAAGTTTGCTGCTGGCACTAACGCCATTGCTACTACTCTAGCTGAACTGAGTGCTAAGGGGGCAACGACCATCATTGGTGGAGGTGACTCCGTTGCTGCTGTCGAGAAAGCCGGTCTAGGCTCGAAGATGTCTCATATCTCTACTGGTGGTGGTGCCAGCCTAGAGCTGCTAGAGGGTAAAGTATTACCTGGCGTAGCAGCTCTTGATGAGGCTACCTGA